The sequence below is a genomic window from Brevibacillus agri.
CATCGCCCGGACAGGCTTTTCCCCTACATAGGAAAAAGATTGCTGCTCGTACGTAGCCGAAATGAGCGGCATCGGCTTCCACAAATCCGGCGCGAGCAGTTGGCCGCCCGGCAGCAGCTCTGGCACGGGCGGTTGGGGATGGGCGGCATGCTCGGCTGGCTGTGGCAGCGGCAAAGCCGTCCAGATGAGAAAGCCCAGGACGAGGACAGTCGCTGGCATGGCGAGCCTTTTCCAGCCGCTCCTTCTCGCTTCCCGGCTTATCCGCGTTCTTACCTGATCCTTCATCGCTTCGGTAAAGCGGACGTCGCGAAAAGCGGTTTGATCGGCCCTGTCCTTCAAATTTGCGAGCCATCTGTTCTCGTCCATTCCCACTCACTCCCTTCCGCCAGACTCTGCTTCAGCCGTTGTCTCGCCCTGTGCAACCGGGTTCTGACTGTTCCCTCTGACACTGCGAGCACAGAGGCGACCTCGCTGATCGTCAAATCGGCATAGTAGTGCAGGACGATGACCTGGCGATACAGCGGAGGAAGCTGCAGCACTTCCGTCACAAGCTGATCCCGCTCTGCCTGGTCGAGCACGAGATGCTCCGTGGACAGCTCGCCGTCTTGCCTGATCCACGAGCGAGGCAGGATATTCCGAAACG
It includes:
- a CDS encoding sigma-70 family RNA polymerase sigma factor — encoded protein: MDTLQPTADAAFEQIMQEYGTRVLRLVTFLVKDHSLAEDITQEVFVKVYRHLPRFRGESTVHTWLYRIAVNECKGHLRSWSFRNILPRSWIRQDGELSTEHLVLDQAERDQLVTEVLQLPPLYRQVIVLHYYADLTISEVASVLAVSEGTVRTRLHRARQRLKQSLAEGSEWEWTRTDGSQI